From the genome of Pseudomonas sp. FP453:
AGAGCCGTTACCTGGGCAAAGGTGTACTCAAGGCTGTCGCCAACATCAACGGCCCGATCCGCGACCTGCTGCTGGGTAAAGACCCGGTTGACCAGAAAGCCCTCGATCTGGCGATGATCAAGCTCGACGGCACCGAAAACAAAGGCAGCCTGGGCGCCAACGCCATCCTCGCCGTATCCCTGGCTGCGGCCAAGGCTGCTGCCCAGGACCAGGACCTGCCGCTGTACGCCCACATCGCCAACCTGAACGGCACCCCGGGTGTCTACTCGATGCCGGTGCCGATGATGAACATCATCAACGGTGGCGAGCACGCCGATAACAACGTCGACATCCAGGAATTCATGGTGCAGCCGGTTGGCGCCAAGTCCTTCTCCGAAGGCCTGCGCATGGGCACCGAGATTTTCCATCACCTCAAGGCTGTCCTGAAGGCCCGTGGCCTGAGCACTGCCGTAGGTGACGAAGGTGGTTTCGCACCGAACCTGGCGTCCAACGAAGATGCACTGAAAGTGATCTCCGAAGCCGTGGCCAACGCTGGCTACAAGCTGGGCACCGACGTGACCCTGGCCCTGGACTGCGCGGCCAGCGAGTTCTACGAAGACGGCAAGTACAACCTGTCCGGCGAAGGCCAGGTGTTCAACTCCGAAGGTTTCGCCGAATACCTGAAGGGCCTGACCCAGCGCTACCCGATCATTTCGATCGAAGACGGCCTGGACGAGTCCGACTGGGATGGCTGGAAAATCCTTACCGACAAGATCGGCGAGAAAATCCAGCTGGTGGGCGACGACTTGTTCGTGACCAACACCAAGATCCTGAAAGAAGGCATCGACAAGAAGATCGCCAACTCGATCCTGATCAAGTTCAACCAGATCGGCACCCTGACCGAAACCCTGGAAGCCATCCAGATGGCCAAGGCTGCGGGCTACACCGCCGTGATCTCCCACCGCTCCGGCGAAACCGAAGATTCGACCATTGCCGACCTGGCTGTGGGCACTTCGGCGGGCCAGATCAAGACCGGTTCCCTGTGCCGTTCCGATCGCGTGTCCAAGTACAACCAATTGCTGCGTATCGAAGAGCAACTGGCTGGCAAAGCCAAGTACAACGGTCGCGACGAGTTTCGCGGCTGAGCTGTAAATGGTAAAAAGTCGGCGGATTGCGTCGGAAAAAACACGACAGTGTAGATTTCGACGCTAATCTCATGGCTATCTAGCACAAGCCTGGTTCTTCCAGGCTTCGTGCTATCAGTTGCTGCAAAAGTTTTGCATGGCTGTCTTTTTTCACTGGATACCCGGATTTCGATGCGCAGTCCCAATTGGTTGTTCCTCGTCTTGCTCTTGTTGCTGGCTGGCCTGCAGTACCGCCTATGGGTGGGTAATGGCAGCTTTGCGCAGGTAAAAGACCTGACCCAGCAAATTGCCGACCAGCACGCCGAAAACGAACGCCTGCTGGAGCGCAACCGCGTCCTCGATGCCGAAGTGCTTGAGCTGAAAAAAGGCACGGAGACCGTTGAAGAGCGGGCTCGTCATGAGTTGGGCATGGTCAAGGAGGGCGAGACCCTCTACCAGTTGGCCCAATGAGTACTGGTTTGCCGGCCTTCTGGGCCGTGATACCTGCCGCGGGCGTCGGTGCCCGTATGGCCGCGGACCGTCCCAAGCAATATCTGCAACTGGGCGGGCGCACCATTCTCGAACACAGCCTTGGCTGTTTTCTCGACCACCCAGCGCTCAAGGGCCTGGTGGTCAGTCTTGCTGCTGATGATCCCTACTGGCCCAACCTGGCCTGTGCTGCCGACCCGCGCATCCAGCGTGCCGACGGTGGTACGGAGCGCTCGGGTTCGGTGCTCAATGCGTTGCTGCAATTGAATGCCTTGGGCGCCAGTGATGATGATTGGGTGCTGGTGCACGATGCGGCGCGACCTAACCTGAGTCGCGATGATCTCGACAAGTTGCTGATGGAACTGGCGGATGACCCCGTCGGCGGCCTGTTGGCCGTGCCGGCCCGCGATACGCTCAAGCGCGTCGACAAGCACGGGCGGGTGGTGGAAACCGTGGATCGCAGCTTGATCTGGCAAGCCTACACGCCACAGATGTTTCGCCTCGGTGCCTTGCACCGTGCGTTGGCTGACAGTTTGGTGGCGGATGCAGTGATTACCGATGAGGCTTCGGCCATGGAATGGTCCGGCCAGGCGCCGCGCTTGATTGAGGGGCGCTCGGACAATATCAAGGTGACCCGGCCCGAAGATCTCGAGTGGTTGCGGTTGCGGTGGGCTAACCGGCGGTAGTCAGTTGCACCGAGTTGACTTCATCGCAGGCAAGCCAGCTCCCACATGGGATCACTTTCTCCTGATACAACTCGGTCAACTGTGGGAGCGGGCTTGCCCGCGATGAGGCCCGCCCAGGCACCCAATATTCAACTGCTGTACTCCGGCCTTTCAGCCAACCCCGCCTTCAAGAAATCCACCAGCTTCCTGACCTTCGGCGACAAATGCCGCTGCTGCGGATACAGCGCCCACACCGCTGTGTTCGGCGGCTGATGCGCCTCCAGCAACGACACCAGCGCCCCACTGTGCAGATGCTCCAGCACGTAATAATCCGGCAACTGGCACAACCCCACGCCTTGCAGTGCTGCATCCAGCACCGCCTGCCCACTGTTGCAGCGCCAGTTTCCCTGCACCCGCTGGGAAAATTCCCGCCCGTCTTGGGCCAGTTGCCAGATGTCCGAACTGCCGATCAGGCAGTTATGCCGAGTCAATTCCGACAAGCTATGTGGCCTGCCATACCGTGCCAGGTAGGACGGTGACGCACACAGGTACATGCGCCGCGGTGCCAGGCGGCTGGCGACCATGCGCGAATCCTGCAGGCGCCCGAGGCGGATCGCCAGGTCGAGGCCTTCGTGCACCAGGTCCAGTTGGCGATTGCTCAGCTCTATATCCACACGCAATTGCGGATACAACGCCATGAACCGCGTCACCAACGGCACGATAAAGCGCTCGCCGTAGGCCACGGCGCAGGTCATGCGCAACATGCCCTTGGGCTCACTGGTAAGGTCGCCGACCGCGCGCAGGGCCTCTTCGCGGCCGTCCTGCAAGCGTTGGCAATGCTGCAGAAAGGTCTGGCCGGCCTCGGTCAGCGTGACCTTGCGGGTACTGCGATACAGCAAGCGCGTTTGCAGCCGCTCTTCCAGGCGTGCCACTTGCCGGCTGATGTGGGACGACGACACGCCCAACCGCTCCGCTGCCGCCGTGAACTGGCTGCATTCGGCGACCGCGACGAATTCGTCGATACCTTCCCAGCGGTTTTCCAACATCGCGATTATCCCTGTGTGGCAATAATGTTTTGCTTTTGCCTGGATTATTCATCACTCGACCATGTTTTACACTCTGCGCCTCAGTTTTTAACTCCCTGGAGAAACCCGGATGATCAAGTCCCGCGCCGCCGTAGCCTTCGAAGCCAAGAAGCCCCTTGAGATCGTTGAAGTGGATGTCGCCATGCCCAAGGCTGGCGAAGTGCTGTTGCGCGTGGTCGCGTCCGGCGTGTGCCACACCGACGCCTACACGCTGTCGGGCGCGGACCCGGAAGGCATCTTCCCGTCGATCCTCGGCCATGAAGGCGGTGCGGTGGTTGAAGCCATCGGCGAAGGCGTGACCTCGGTAGCGGTCGGCGACCACGTGATCCCGCTGTACACCCCGGAATGCGGAAAGTGCAAATTCTGCCTGTCGGGCAAGACCAACCTGTGCCAGGCCATTCGTTCCACCCAGGGCAAAGGCCTGATGCCGGATGGCACCACGCGTTTCTCCTACAAGGGCCAGCCGATTTTCCACTACATGGGTACCTCGACTTTCTCCGAGTACACCGTGCTGCCGGAAATTTCCGTGGCCAAGATTCCTAAAGAAGCCCCGCTGGAAAAAGTCTGCCTGCTGGGGTGTGGCGTCACCACCGGTATCGGTGCCGTGCTCAACACGGCCAAGGTCAAGCCGGGCGACACCGTGGCCATCTTCGGCCTTGGCGGTATCGGCCTGTCGGCGGTGATCGGTGCGGTCAAGGCCAAGGCGGGGCGCATCATCGCCATCGATATCAATCCGGCCAAGTTCGAAATCGCCAAGCAACTGGGCGCCACCGACTGCATCAACCCGAAAGACTACGATCGCCCAATTCAGGATGTGATTGTCGATTTGACTGACGGCGGCGTGGACTTTTCTTTCGAATGCATCGGCAATGTGCAACTGATGCGCGCCGCCCTTGAGTGCTGCCACAAAGGCTGGGGCGAGTCGGTGATCATCGGTGTTGCCGGTGCTGGCCAGGAAATCTCCACCCGTCCATTCCAGCTGGTGACCGGTCGCGTCTGGCGCGGTTCGGCCTTCGGCGGCGTGCGCGGGCGTACCGAATTGCCAAGCTACGTGGAAATGGCCCAGACCGGCGAGATCCCGCTGGACACCTTCATTACCCACACCATGGGCCTGGAAGACATCAACAAGGCGTTTGACCTGATGCACGAAGGCAAGAGCATCCGTACCGTCATTCATTTCTGAAGCAGCGGCCAGCTATAAGCTGCAAGCGGCAAGTGGGGGTACGCCTTGCTTGTCGCTTGAAGCTTGCAACTTGCAGCTAGGAGTCTCCCCATGCCCTTGGAAAATATCTCCTGCCAGAAAAGTTTTGGCGGTTGGCACAAACGTTACAAACACAGCTCCCACGTACTCGGTTGCGACATGACCTTTGCCGTCTACCTGCCGCCGCAAGCGGAGCAGGGCGGCAAGTTGCCGGTGCTCTACTGGCTGTCGGGCCTGACCTGCACCGATGAGAACTTCATGCAGAAGGCCGGCGCCCAGCGCATGGCTGCCGAGCTGGGGCTGATCATCGTTGCGCCGGACACCAGTCCGCGCGGTCCCGGCGTGCCGGGTGATCCGGACAACGCATGGGACTTCGGTCTTGGCGCGGGCTTTTATCTGAACGCTACCCAGGAACCCTGGGCCAAGCACTATCGGATGCATGACTACGTGGTGCAGGAATTGCCGGCGTTGGTCGAAGCGCATTTCCCTGCTTCGGATAAGCGCGGTATCAGCGGTCACTCCATGGGCGGCCACGGTGCGCTGGTCTGTGCGCTGCGCAATCCCGGGCGTTACCTGTCGGTGTCGGCGTTTTCGCCGATCAACAACCCGATGGATTGCCCGTGGGGCCAGAAAGCTTTCTCCCGTTACCTGGGGGAGGAGCGTTCGAAGTGGCGTGAGTGGGACGCTTGCGTGCTGATCAGCGAAGCCGCGGAAAAGCTGCCATTGCTGGTGGACCAGGGCGATCGCGACGACTTCCTCGCCGTGCAGCTCAAGCCCGAAGCCTTGCAACAAGCGGCGAAGGCGGCCGGCCATCCGCTGGAACTGCGTCTGCAACCCGGCTACGACCACAGCTACTTCTTTATCGCCAGCTTCATCGAAGAGCATTTGCGACATCATGGCCGTGCTTTGCTCGGTTAATGTGTGGCAAAAGTAGGTAGAATCACGCCCTGAATTAAATCGGGGCGTTTTTTTATGCGTATTGGCCACGGCTACGATGTGCACCGTTTCGCTGAGGGCGATTTCATCACCTTGGGGGGCGTGCGCATTGCACACCATCATGGGTTGCTGGCTCATTCCGACGGCGACGTTGTGTTGCATGCCTTGAGCGATGCCTTGCTCGGCGCGGCGGCGTTGGGGGATATCGGCAAACATTTTCCAGACACCGATCCCACCTTCAAGGGTGCGGACAGTCGCGTCCTGCTGCGCCACGTCGTGGGCCTGATCCACGCCAAGGGCTGGAAGGTCGGCAACGTCGATAACACCATCGTGGCCCAGGCGCCGAAAATGGCCCCCCATATCGAATCGATGCGCGCGCTGATTGCCGCGGATCTGCAAATTGAATTGGATCAAGTGAACGTGAAAGCCACCACCACCGAAAAGCTCGGGTTTACCGGTCGTGAAGAGGGCATTGCGGTGCACTCCGTCGCCTTGTTGCTGCGCGCATGAACGACCTGCAACTGTTAGGCCCACGGGCCTATGGCGAGGCGTTGGGCAGTGCCGTGCTGAAGGCTACGGCTGAAGATTTCCAGGTCGATGAAGTGCTGGACATCCCGTTGACCGGCGATGGCGAGCACCTGTGGTTGTGGGTCGAGAAGCGTGGCCTCAATACCGAAGAAGCCGCGCGGCGCATCGCCAGGGCCGCTGGCGTGCCGTTGCGTACCGTCAGTTATGCCGGGCTCAAGGATCGCCAGGCGCTGACGCGCCAGTGGTTCAGCGTGCAGTTGCCGGGCAAGGCGGATCCAGACATGAGCGGTGCGGAAAACGACACGCTCAAGATCCTCAAGATCGCCCGCCACAAACGCAAGTTGCAACGCGGTGCGCATTCGGCGAACGGCTTCACCTTGCGCCTGACCCAGTTGGCCGGTGATACCGCGGCCATCGACGCGCGCTTGCAACTGATTGCCCAACACGGCATTCCCAACTACTTCGGCGCCCAGCGTTTTGGCCACAACGGCGGCAACGTGGTTGACGCCCGTGAGTGGGCGGCGCGCAAAGCCTTGCCGGAGCAGCGCAATGTGCGTTCGCGGTTGTTGTCCACGGCGCGCAGTTTCCTCTTCAACAAGGTATTGGCGGCACGTGTTGCCGACGGTTCCTGGCAGCGCGCCCAAGTCGGTGACCTGCTGGCATTTACCGACAGCCGCAGCTTTTTCCCGGCCGGCGAGGCTGAATGCAGCGACCCGCGCCTGGCGATCCTTGACCTGCACCCGACCGGGCCGCAGTGGGGGGAGGGCGATTCGCCCGCCAGCGGTGCGACCCATGCGCTGGAACAGGCCGTCGCCGCCAGCGAAGCCGAGCTGCGCGATTGGCTGGTGAATGCGGGCATGAGCCAGGAGCGGCGCATTCTGCGACTGCCCATTGGCGGGTTGACGTGGCATTATCCCGGGCCTGACATTCTGCAATTGGAATTCGTCCTGCCGGCCGGATGCTTCGCCACTGTCTTGGTGCGCGAGCTTGTTGATCTGGTGCCGGTGGGGCAGACGGACAGCCCATGCGTATTCTGATATCAAACGATGACGGTGCCACCGCACCCGGTCTTGCCGCGCTCTATGCTGCGCTGGAAGACTACGCCGAGTGCGTGGTGGTTGCCCCCGACCAGGACAAGAGCGGCGCCAGCAGTTCGCTGACGCTCGACCGTCCGCTGCACCCGCAGGTTCTGGCCAACGGCTTTATCAGCGTGAACGGCACCCCCACCGACTGCGTCCATCTGGCGATCAACAGCCTGTTGGACCGCGAGCCGGACCTGGTGGTGTCGGGTATCAACCTCGGCGCCAACCTCGGTGACGACGTGCTGTATTCCGGTACCGTGGCGGCGGCTCTTGAAGGGCGTTTCCTCGGTCGTACTTCGTTCGCCTTCTCGTTGGCTTCGCGCCAATTGGACAACCTGCCAACCGCCGCCTATTTCGCGCGCAAGCTGGTGGAGGCCCATGGTTCCCTGGACCTGCCGCCGCGTACGGTGCTCAACGTCAATATCCCCAATCTGCCCCTCGACCGCATCCGTGGCATCCAGCTGACGCGCCTGGGCCATCGTGCCCGTGCGGCAGCGCCGTTGAAGGTGGTCGACCCGCGTGGCAAGGAAGGGTATTGGATCGCCGCCGCCGGCGATGCCGAAGACGGCGGCCCGGGCACTGACTTTCATGCGGTGATGCAAGGTTATGTGTCGATTACGCCGTTGCAACTTGATCGCACCTTCAGTGATGCCTTCAGTAGCCTCGATGGCTGGCTGGAGGCGCTGAACTGATGGGCCGCGAACAAGACGACCTGCTGCGCCGGGGCATCGGGATGACTTCCCAGCGTACCCGTGAGCGTTTGATCCAGCGCCTTTATGAAGAGGGCCTGTCCAACGCCCAGGTGCTGGAAGTGATCCGGCGTACGCCTCGGCACTTGTTTGTCGACGAGGCCTTGGCGCACCGCGCCTATGAAGACACCGCGCTGCCCATCGGCCACAACCAGACCATTTCCCAGCCGTACATGGTCGCGCGCATGAGCGAGTTGCTGCTGGCGGCGGGGCCGCTGGACAAGGTGCTGGAGATCGGCACGGGCTCGGGCTACCAGACGGCGGTGCTGTCGCAGTTGGTGGAGCGGGTGTTTTCAGTGGAGCGCATCAAGGTCCTGCAGGACCGCGCCAAGGAGCGCCTGGCCGAGTTGAACCTGCGCAACGTGGTGTTTCGCTGGGGCGATGGTTGGGAAGGGTGGCCGGCACTGGCGCCTTACAACGGCATTATCGTCACCGCGGTGGCCACTGATGTGCCCCAGGCGTTGCTCGATCAATTGGCCCCGGGCGGGCGGTTGGTGATCCCGGTGGGCTCCGGCGAAGTGCAACAATTGATGCTCATCATCCGTGAAGACGAAGGTTTTTCACGGCATGTACTGGGCGCTGTGCGCTTCGTCCCGTTGCTCAATGGCCCGCTGGCCTGATCATTTATGCGCCGGCAGTGAATTCTGCTGGCGAGGATGTGTCTTACGCCGGGGTCTGTAGAGTCAACATGATGGGTCGCCGGGATTAAACATGATGAATTTTTCGTTTCAGTCGTGTGCCGGTAAAAACCCAATGCCCAGTTATACTTGCGTCATATTTCAAGCCTGATACAGGCATTCATGTTCAGCCACCATAAAGGGAGCGGCGGGTGAGTCTCACAGGTCTTGCGCAGCGTATGAGTAAAACAAGCTTTCAGCGACTGGTGCTTGGCCTTGTCTTGAGTTCCTTGTTGGCAGGGTGTTCCAGCTCGCCAAGCAGCGGCGCGCGGGTGGTTGACCGCAACAGCGCAGCACCGCAAAAGCCGACGGTGACCACCGGGCAATATGTGGTGCGCAAGGGCGACACGATGTTCTCGATCGCCTTCCGTTATGGCTGGGATTACAAGGCACTCGCAGCCCGTAACAATATTCCTGTGCCATACACGATACATCCGGGTCAGACGATTCGCTTTGACGGACGCACCGGTTCAACGCCTGCGACCGTGGTCACAAACAGCACGTCTTCGCCGTCGTCGTCGAGCAAAACCACCATCATCACCCGGCCTGCAGGCACCGCCGCACCTGCGGTTGCGAGCAAGCCTGCACCTGCGCCACTGCCGCCTGCCGGACCGGCACCGACGGGTTGGGGATGGCCCTCAAACGGGGTGCTGATTGGAAAATTCTCTTCAAACGGTAGTTTGAATAAAGGCATTGATATCGCCGGGGATTTGGGACAGCCTGTTTTAGCTGCGTCTGATGGGACAGTGGTGTACGCCGGGAGTGGTTTACGGGGCTACGGCGAGCTGGTCATCATCAAACACAGCGATACCTACGTCAGTGCCTACGGACATAACCGCAGGCTGTTGGTTCGGGAGGGGCAGCAGGTCAAAGTCGGACAGACAATTGCCGAAATGGGGTCAACTGGTACAGACCGGGTGAAACTGCACTTTGAGATTCGCCGCCAAGGGAAACCTGTAGATCCGCTGCAATTCCTACCCCGTCGTTGATTTGTTGTCAGCCTGTTCCCTCACGTAGAAGGAACAGGCTCCAGTGTTGCCAAGGATAAAGGCGACGCTTGAGCTTGAGGTCGAACTCACCAAAGGACTATAACAATGGCTCTCAGTAAAGAAGCGCCGGAGTTTGACATCGACGATGAGCTTCTCCTTATGGGAGAGCACACCGATACGGAATCGATGTCGAATGAGGGACCTGCTGTACCTTCAGTTCGCACCAAATCCAAGAACTCCACCGCGTTAAAGCAACACAAATACATTGATTACACGCGGGCGCTCGATGCGACCCAGCTGTACCTCAATGAAATCGGTTTTTCCCCTCTGCTGACTCCCGAAGAAGAAGTCCATTTTGCGCGCTTGTCGCAAAAGGGCGATCCGGCCGGGCGCAAGCGCATGATTGAAAGCAACCTGCGCCTGGTGGTGAAAATCGCCCGGCGGTATGTCAATCGTGGGCTGTCCCTGTTGGACCTGATCGAGGAAGGCAACCTCGGCTTGATCCGGGCGGTGGAGAAGTTCGACCCGGAGCGGGGCTTCCGCTTTTCGACCTACGCCACGTGGTGGATTCGCCAGACCATCGAACGGGCGATCATGAATCAGACCCGCACGATCCGGTTGCCGATCCATGTGGTCAAGGAGCTCAACGTCTACCTGCGGGCGGCGCGTGAGCTTACCCAGAAACTCGATCATGAACCTTCGCCCGAAGAAATCGCCAACCTGCTGGAGAAACCGGTAGGGGAGGTCAAGCGCATGCTCGGCTTGAACGAGCGCGTGTCTTCGGTCGATGTCTCGCTGGGTCCGGATTCGGATAAAACCCTGCTGGACACCCTGACAGATGATCGGCCTACAGATCCTTGCGAGCTGTTGCAAGACGATGATCTTTCCCAAAGCATTGACCAGTGGCTATCTGAGCTTACGGACAAGCAGCGTGAGGTGGTGATTCGCCGCTTCGGCCTGCGCGGCCATGAGAGCAGTACCCTGGAGGATGTCGGCCTGGAGATTGGCCTGACCCGTGAGCGGGTGCGGCAGATCCAGGTGGAAGGGCTCAAGCGCTTGCGTGAGATCCTGGAGAAAAATGGCTTGTCGAGTGAGTCGTTGTTTCAATAACGGCGCACGCTGAAAGTGTGGGAGCTGGGCTTGTGTGGGAGCTGGCTGGCCTGCGATAGCATCACCTCGGTTTATCAGTTGCATCGAGGTGATGCTATCGCAGGCAAGCCAGCTCCCACATAGGTTTGGCTCCCACATTTTTTATGCCCGGAATAACCAAATCCCAGGCATAAAAAAACCCCGCTTTTAAGGGCGGGGTTTTTTCGACTAAGTCAGTACAAGTTAGATAACTTGAACTTCTTCAGCTTGCATGCCTTTCTGACCGCGGGTAGCGATGAAAGAAACCTGTTGGCCTTCTTTCAGGCTTTTGAAGCCGTCGGATTGGATAGCTTTGAAGTGAACGAACAGGTCGTCACCGGATTGTGGAGTGATGAAGCCGAAGCCTTTTTCATCGTTGAACCACTTAACGGTACCAGTTTGGCGATTAGACATGGTGTATCTCCTTGGACAAAGTTAACTGCGACTCAGGAAAAGCCCTGGCCGAGACTGAGTGCAAAGAGCAGGAAAAATTCTTGGAGATGGTTGGATCGAAATTCAACATATCGTGTAGAGATTCTCAGTGACACAAGCAGCACAGTGGCGCCACCTTAACCCTTTTTCCGGAACGTGCCAATGGTATTTCCGAAGGTTTCTCTATTTTCGTGACTGGCGGTGGTATTTATCGCCACTGGTCGCCACAAGCAGGGTCCCGGCCCCGCTGGCTGCGGCTTATGGCAGGCAGGCCTGTCGTGAAGAAAAGCCCGACGCCCTTTGAACCCCAACGCCGGCCCCGGTAAGATGCCCAACAGAATTTTTCCACCTCGCTATTCAGGACACCGCCATGAGCATCAAATCGGACAAGTGGATTCGCCGCATGGCGCAAGAGCACGGCATGATCGAACCCTTCGTTGAGCGCCAGATCCGTGGCGAAGGCGACAGCCCTGTGATTTCGTACGGTGTTTCCAGCTACGGCTACGATGTGCGTTGCGCCGATGAGTTCAAGGTGTTCACCAACATCAACTCGGCGATCGTCGATCCGAAGAACTTTGACGAAAAGAGCTTCGTCGACGTCAAGAGCGACGTATGCATCATTCCGCCAAACTCCTTTGCCCTGGCGCGCACCGTGGAGTTCTTCCGCATCCCCCGCGATGTGCTGACCATCTGCCTGGGCAAGAGCACCTACGCGCGCTGCGGCATTATCGTCAACGTGACGCCGCTTGAGCCCGAGTGGGAAGGTCACGTGACCCTGGAGTTCTCCAACACCACCACCTTGCCGGCAAAGATCTATGCCAACGAAGGTGTGGCGCAAATGCTGTTCCTGCAGTCCGACGAGGCCTGTGAAGTGTCCTATAAAGACCGTGCAGGCAAGTACCAGGGCCAGCGCGGCGTCACCCTCCCGCGCGCTTGATCGAAAGGTCTTACACGTAAAGGGAATTTGTCAGCGGGAAGGCACTCTATTGGGTGTACTGCCTCGGTGCGTGCACAACGCGCCGAGCCACGCTTGAGGAGTTCCCTATGAAGATCGACCCGCGAATCAGTGCCGAACTTGCCCGGCTTGAACCCAACCAGATTGGTGTTCTGGCCTGGTCACTGATGGCCAATCCCGCTTACGCGGGCGGCATCCCAGGCCAACCTGATCCAGACTCTCCACAGCCCATTGAAGAGCCCGGCTCGCCTACGGTTCCCGATGAACCGCCTCCCGCACCAGTTGCCTGACCCCCAGTGGGCCAGTCAATCGACTGGCCAAACCTGATGATCGCCGATCACAAAGAGTTGGCAGCCACTGCCCTGTGCCACGTCATGCCCGCCGGTGAACGCGCCAAACGCCGGCAGCAGGCTGATTCGCCTGCCGATCTGGAAGCATGGCAGGCGCAAGCTTTGCCGAGCCTTGCCGCGCAGGCGATAGACCGGATGCACATGCCCCGCCAGTACGTGGTAATCGGCATGCGCGTGCGGTTCGTGCTGTAGCGCAAAGGGGCCTATCAGCAGCGGCTCTGTTACCACGTCGATCCTCAGGCCCAAGGGCGGGTCGCCTGCACGTTTGTCGTGATTGCCG
Proteins encoded in this window:
- a CDS encoding peptidoglycan DD-metalloendopeptidase family protein, encoding MSLTGLAQRMSKTSFQRLVLGLVLSSLLAGCSSSPSSGARVVDRNSAAPQKPTVTTGQYVVRKGDTMFSIAFRYGWDYKALAARNNIPVPYTIHPGQTIRFDGRTGSTPATVVTNSTSSPSSSSKTTIITRPAGTAAPAVASKPAPAPLPPAGPAPTGWGWPSNGVLIGKFSSNGSLNKGIDIAGDLGQPVLAASDGTVVYAGSGLRGYGELVIIKHSDTYVSAYGHNRRLLVREGQQVKVGQTIAEMGSTGTDRVKLHFEIRRQGKPVDPLQFLPRR
- the rpoS gene encoding RNA polymerase sigma factor RpoS encodes the protein MALSKEAPEFDIDDELLLMGEHTDTESMSNEGPAVPSVRTKSKNSTALKQHKYIDYTRALDATQLYLNEIGFSPLLTPEEEVHFARLSQKGDPAGRKRMIESNLRLVVKIARRYVNRGLSLLDLIEEGNLGLIRAVEKFDPERGFRFSTYATWWIRQTIERAIMNQTRTIRLPIHVVKELNVYLRAARELTQKLDHEPSPEEIANLLEKPVGEVKRMLGLNERVSSVDVSLGPDSDKTLLDTLTDDRPTDPCELLQDDDLSQSIDQWLSELTDKQREVVIRRFGLRGHESSTLEDVGLEIGLTRERVRQIQVEGLKRLREILEKNGLSSESLFQ
- a CDS encoding cold-shock protein; amino-acid sequence: MSNRQTGTVKWFNDEKGFGFITPQSGDDLFVHFKAIQSDGFKSLKEGQQVSFIATRGQKGMQAEEVQVI
- the dcd gene encoding dCTP deaminase, which translates into the protein MSIKSDKWIRRMAQEHGMIEPFVERQIRGEGDSPVISYGVSSYGYDVRCADEFKVFTNINSAIVDPKNFDEKSFVDVKSDVCIIPPNSFALARTVEFFRIPRDVLTICLGKSTYARCGIIVNVTPLEPEWEGHVTLEFSNTTTLPAKIYANEGVAQMLFLQSDEACEVSYKDRAGKYQGQRGVTLPRA
- the pdeM gene encoding ligase-associated DNA damage response endonuclease PdeM; the protein is MHYSLTLEGEELWLLADKAVYWPARQCLLIADAHFGKASAYRSLGQPVPQGTTTDNLLRLDRLLSAYPCTHMIFLGDFLHGPGSHASGTLHALEAWRTRNRALHITLIRGNHDKRAGDPPLGLRIDVVTEPLLIGPFALQHEPHAHADYHVLAGHVHPVYRLRGKARQSLRLPCFQIGRRISLLPAFGAFTGGHDVAQGSGCQLFVIGDHQVWPVD